The genomic DNA aaaaaaatcatctgcaAAATCAGGTAAGAGTGAGTTTCTGgtatttttctaaaaaaaaattctacacaaacattttaacattcctACAAGGTTTGCTCTGACGTTGGTCTGTGCCAGTTAGATTTTTTCTCACTAGAGCCAAGGCTCTGACTTTGATCTCTTTGGTTTTCAAAGAATACACAATAGGATTGACGCAGGGTGGGATGCAAGAGGCCATCGAAAGGCTCAGCACACGCTGGTCCGGGTCAATCAGACGCAGATAAAACCCAATAGTGAAAATGGTAATGAGAGGAATGTAAAACACAGCAACAAGGATGATATGCTCAATGCAAGTGGACAGAGCTTTAATCCGACTGTCTAAAGATTTCATTTTGAACACGGTCACCAGAATAGTCACAtaagacagaagaataaaagaaaagggtCCTACAAGGATCATAACAGTGAGAAAAGAAGCTGCAGACCACTGCATTGAGTAATCATTACAGGCAAGTCTAAACACAGGCGCATAGTCACAGAAATAGCTGAACACTTTGACAGAACTGCAAAATGAGAGTCGGGTCATTATACCTGTTGAAAATGCTGTTACTCCCAGAGCAAAAGACCAAGTTAGGCCCACAATACAAGACATTCTCCGCAAAGTGTTGACTGAGTTGTGACGCAGAGGTAAACATATTGCAATTAACCTGTCGTAGGCAAGTATAGCGAGTGCAAATGACTCCAAAGATACAACAGAATAGTAGACAAACATCTGTAACAGACAGAGGTTGAATGGAACAAAGTTGTCTTTAACAAGAAACGTCTTAATCATGCTGGGAATAGTGCATGTGTTCAGGAATAAATCAATTACTGCCAGGTTGATCACAGCCAGAAACTTTGGAGTATGTAAGATGTGATTAAAGGCAATTACATAGATCACCAAACTGTTGAAGAGCACTGTAACCCCATAAACAAACGATAGAAAGATGAAGTACACACTGATGAAGGGAAATGTCTCAAATCCGATGATATAGAAGCCTGGAGGATGAATGATGAGAGAGTCATTTAAAACAGTCCTGAGAAAAGACATAGTTGAACTCCACAGCCTGGGAAGGAAGACAGCCTCTGTAGCTCTACGGTCTacagaacaaagaaacaagtCATAATGTACATTAAACCTCTATAGAGACTATAAACCACATGGATAATTATCACGCCAGTTCAGTGAGCACATTAAAACATAGCGGTATACAACACATATTCCAGTTAGTTCAAATAAGTGTACACATGCTAAAAAACAACCAGTGAATGTGTCATACTTGTTGTTTCCTTAATGATTGTTTAGCAGCGCCTCTGTTTGATGCTGCATCCAAAGCAGCAAACGGATGACTGCGTGAAAGATATACTTTCCTCTTTGATCTCTTGAGATAAAGCTTCCAGCTGTTACTAAGGGAAATCATTTTGCAAAACCCTATGAATGGCATTAATTGATCCATTAAGAGCAGGGCtctgatttaacttttttttgcattgaaaacaaatatctgaTGATTGTTTTAAGTTATGAAGAATTTTAGCATCAAACAACACTCCTTTAAAAGAATGGATACATTAAATGTTACCAATATAAAACTTAGGCGTGCTCCTCACATGATTTCTGGCTCATGGATATGATGCTGCAGTAACACTGCTCTGCACCAATACTTGAATTTTACAAATACGACAACTTTATGATAACTCTTACTAACTGCTGCATAAATCAGAGACCAGTCAAATAGCATTATTGTGCCACCCAGTTTGAACATTGGTTTAGTGGCAACAAACTCAGAGGAGGCAGAGATTTGTATGGAATCATTAGTAGATAAATACGTCCCTGACTTAGATACACTTTACATATATTTGctgttgtgacatttttattttacactctTCTGTATACAAGTATAAGCACTTACAACATGCTTTGTGAAGCTCGATTGTACACAGTGAGAAAACACCATGATTTTCCTTCAAGGtatatttatcattaaaaagGCCATGGTTCAAGTGGAAGGACTTGTTATTacagaaattattattactgaCAAAGATCTATAAAAAACACTTCTATGATACAAGTGTAATAATTTACAAGACATTTTGTGAATAGTTTGTacaaagtgaattaaaaaacatgtacagtaatgaaaaataaataaaataaatatcgaCAGAAAGTTTTTGGTTTGgtagtttttttaaacctgGTGCATTCAGTAATGGAGCCAAATGCAAGGATTACAATACCTGAAAATTATTGATACTGGAATGGAGTCAGTGAATGTCTCATTCAACATTATGGACAATTTTTTATCCATCTTGAATCCTAAAATCAACTGAGATGGATTTGAGCTCTGTTATCTGTTTTAAGTAGTGTAAGATCTgttatttatgaaatattctAACTGACACAATTAAGCCCCATAACACAAAGGGTATACATATACTATTTAGGAGTTTGATTCACTTAAATTGCTTGctttatatttatgaaatacaaaaacacagtgaagaccGGGTCGATTTGTGATTTATTAGGTAGAtcaatattcaataaaaaaaagttgtataaatgCATTTCTGTTTATATATCTAGCTTTATATATAGATcgatatataaatatgaatcataaacataaacatttttgtccCTTAAGAATTCCTTAAATTAGACAATACAGTAGTGACAAAGATATGTACTGAGTGCAACATTTACAATTGAAACATTAACTTTCCACATGTCTCTTTTGGATAAACTATATAAGAGACACGATTTCTAAATGACCTCAAACATGtctttggcatttctgtacCCCCATTTcacttatcacacacacacacacacacacacacacacacacacacacacacacacacacacacacacacacacacacacacacacacacacttaaaagtccaatcaagatttttttgtagctgatcatactttattttttgaacAATAATTAAGTTCTGTACAGTCTTTTCAGGGGGTGATGTGAGTTCAGCTGGGTGCAGACTCAGTGgaggctggctgctgctgctgccgctgcttcATAAGCTGTTCCTTCCGTGCAATTTGGAAATTCATCATGCAGTCTT from Anoplopoma fimbria isolate UVic2021 breed Golden Eagle Sablefish chromosome 24, Afim_UVic_2022, whole genome shotgun sequence includes the following:
- the LOC129113890 gene encoding olfactory receptor 1M1-like, with the translated sequence MSFLRTVLNDSLIIHPPGFYIIGFETFPFISVYFIFLSFVYGVTVLFNSLVIYVIAFNHILHTPKFLAVINLAVIDLFLNTCTIPSMIKTFLVKDNFVPFNLCLLQMFVYYSVVSLESFALAILAYDRLIAICLPLRHNSVNTLRRMSCIVGLTWSFALGVTAFSTGIMTRLSFCSSVKVFSYFCDYAPVFRLACNDYSMQWSAASFLTVMILVGPFSFILLSYVTILVTVFKMKSLDSRIKALSTCIEHIILVAVFYIPLITIFTIGFYLRLIDPDQRVLSLSMASCIPPCVNPIVYSLKTKEIKVRALALVRKNLTGTDQRQSKPCRNVKMFV